The Cystobacter fuscus DSM 2262 genome includes a region encoding these proteins:
- a CDS encoding methyl-accepting chemotaxis protein — protein MTWFYNLKISTKLLLSFIGLSMLNVVLGLFATQQLSKMNDATDVVTDTWMPSIIYVSAANTDTSDFLILEQQHMMSTDPAQMTEFERLMRQEQEAIQSSFKKYEPLISSEKERLLYEEFTRLWRDYLEEHDRIIELSRKNPTLDQLQGINQGRAQQLYQASSDKLDQLAVVIQESSRKASIDSDNIYAVARGWILSVVGASLLVGVLLSILIARIIARPLHEALRVADRIADGDLSVRVTSETQDETGRLLSAMQRMVLKLSQVISEVREGAGTLASASAQVSSSSQSLSHGTNEQATSVEETTASLEQMTSTITQNRDHSRQMEQMALQGARDAEEGGRAVKETVEAMNSIAEKITIIEEISYQTNLLALNAAIEAARAGAHGKGFAVVATEVRKLAERSQTAAREISGLASSSVKVASRSGQLLSELVPSIRKTADLVQEVVAASAEQATGVTQMNKAMLHVDQVTQRNASASEELASTAEELSAQAEALQQLVSFFHLATEGSERGTRPPAAHRPQTHSPTAGLKAATSGLGAGASKPAPRASAPAHHPDEDRDFKRFQV, from the coding sequence ATGACCTGGTTCTACAACCTGAAGATCTCCACCAAGCTGCTCCTCTCCTTCATCGGCCTGAGCATGCTCAACGTCGTGCTGGGTCTCTTCGCCACCCAGCAGCTCAGCAAGATGAATGACGCGACGGACGTGGTGACCGACACCTGGATGCCCAGCATCATCTACGTGTCCGCCGCGAACACCGACACCTCGGACTTCCTCATCCTCGAGCAGCAGCACATGATGTCGACCGATCCCGCGCAGATGACCGAGTTCGAGCGGCTCATGCGGCAGGAGCAGGAGGCCATCCAGAGCAGCTTCAAGAAGTACGAGCCACTCATCTCCTCCGAGAAGGAGCGGCTCCTGTACGAGGAGTTCACCCGCCTCTGGAGGGACTACCTGGAGGAACACGACCGCATCATCGAGCTGTCACGCAAGAACCCGACCCTGGACCAGCTCCAGGGCATCAACCAGGGCCGCGCGCAACAGCTCTATCAGGCTTCCTCCGACAAGCTGGATCAGCTGGCGGTGGTCATCCAGGAGTCCTCGCGCAAGGCGTCGATTGACTCGGACAACATCTACGCCGTCGCGCGGGGGTGGATCCTCTCCGTCGTGGGGGCCAGCCTGCTCGTCGGCGTGCTGCTCAGCATCCTCATCGCGCGGATCATCGCCCGGCCGCTCCACGAGGCCCTGCGGGTGGCGGATCGCATCGCCGATGGCGACCTGAGCGTGCGGGTCACCTCGGAGACCCAGGACGAGACGGGCCGGCTGCTCTCCGCCATGCAGCGCATGGTGCTCAAGCTCTCCCAGGTCATCAGCGAGGTGAGAGAGGGCGCCGGCACGCTCGCCTCCGCGTCGGCCCAGGTGTCCTCCTCCTCGCAGAGCCTGTCGCATGGCACCAACGAGCAGGCCACCAGCGTGGAGGAGACGACCGCGAGCCTGGAGCAGATGACGTCCACCATCACCCAGAACCGGGACCACAGCCGGCAGATGGAGCAGATGGCCCTTCAGGGCGCCCGGGACGCGGAGGAAGGCGGCCGGGCCGTGAAGGAGACCGTGGAGGCGATGAACTCCATCGCGGAGAAGATCACCATCATCGAGGAGATCTCCTACCAGACCAACCTGCTGGCGCTCAACGCGGCCATCGAGGCGGCGCGCGCGGGGGCCCATGGCAAGGGCTTCGCGGTGGTGGCCACCGAGGTGCGCAAGCTGGCCGAGCGCAGCCAGACGGCGGCGCGGGAGATTTCGGGGCTGGCCTCCAGCAGCGTGAAGGTGGCGTCGCGCTCGGGGCAGTTGCTCTCGGAGCTGGTGCCCTCCATCCGCAAGACGGCGGACCTGGTGCAGGAGGTGGTGGCCGCCTCGGCCGAACAGGCCACCGGCGTCACCCAGATGAACAAGGCCATGCTGCACGTGGACCAGGTCACGCAACGCAACGCCTCGGCCTCCGAGGAGCTCGCCTCCACCGCCGAGGAGCTGTCCGCCCAGGCGGAGGCGCTGCAGCAGCTCGTGTCCTTCTTCCACCTCGCCACCGAGGGTTCCGAGCGCGGCACGCGTCCCCCGGCCGCCCACCGCCCGCAGACGCACTCGCCCACCGCGGGGTTGAAGGCCGCCACGAGCGGGCTCGGCGCCGGAGCGTCCAAGCCAGCCCCCCGGGCCTCCGCCCCCGCCCACCATCCCGACGAGGATCGGGACTTCAAGCGCTTCCAGGTGTGA
- a CDS encoding chemotaxis protein CheA, translating into MTPEMEKIHGLFLAEAEEQLATLEQGLLALERTSGSPPLASLQCTLHTFKGGAGAVGLTAAVELAHLLEDLLTLLEARAVVLHAGLGSLMLQAVDVLREQVGLEPASESAQRLPALEVRRLLESTLKASQPVQARVTAPERPASPAEPTAHREHTLRVGLGRLDRMLDLTGEIAIARGRLAEMLTQAHRYTPQQLMEAHRDGDRLYLDLQELVMKVRMVPIGRTFQPFVRTVRDLGLAMGKQVRCELSGEDVEVDTTIAELIRDPLTHLVRNAMDHGLETPEVRQARGKAPTGTLSLRAFHDAGTLVIQVVDDGTGLDRERITARARTRGLLGPEETPDEGALLRLILAPGFSTAERITELSGRGVGMDVVKRNVESLRGTVSVDSLPGQGTTFSLRLPLTLSIIEGFNVAVGGETYVIPLQNVLECVELPAAESRPGSTGVFHLRGSPLPFLRLREHFALGGSTPARENLVIISHERGLAGLAVDTLLGQGQTVIKPLGRFCQGLPGLSGSTLLGDGRVALILDVPALLQQALQAASPAALA; encoded by the coding sequence ATGACTCCCGAGATGGAGAAGATCCACGGCCTCTTCCTCGCCGAGGCCGAAGAGCAACTCGCCACGCTGGAACAGGGCCTGTTAGCGCTCGAGCGCACGTCTGGTTCGCCACCGCTCGCCTCCCTGCAGTGCACGCTGCACACGTTCAAGGGCGGAGCGGGCGCGGTGGGCCTCACCGCGGCGGTGGAGCTGGCGCACCTGCTGGAGGATCTGCTCACGCTGTTGGAGGCGCGGGCCGTCGTCCTGCACGCCGGGCTGGGCTCGCTGATGTTGCAGGCCGTGGACGTGCTGCGCGAGCAGGTGGGCCTCGAGCCCGCGAGCGAGTCCGCCCAGCGGCTGCCGGCCCTGGAGGTGCGGCGGCTCCTGGAGAGCACGCTCAAGGCCTCCCAGCCCGTCCAGGCGCGCGTGACGGCGCCGGAGCGGCCCGCGTCCCCGGCCGAGCCCACCGCGCACCGGGAGCACACCCTGCGCGTGGGGCTGGGGCGGCTGGACCGGATGTTGGATCTCACCGGGGAGATCGCCATCGCGCGCGGGCGGCTCGCGGAGATGCTCACGCAGGCGCACCGCTACACGCCCCAGCAACTGATGGAGGCCCACCGCGACGGGGACCGGCTCTACCTGGACCTGCAGGAGCTGGTGATGAAGGTGCGGATGGTGCCCATCGGGCGCACCTTCCAGCCCTTCGTCCGCACGGTGCGCGACCTGGGCCTCGCCATGGGCAAGCAGGTGCGCTGCGAGCTGAGCGGCGAGGACGTGGAGGTGGACACGACGATCGCCGAGCTCATCCGCGACCCCCTCACCCACCTGGTGCGCAACGCCATGGACCACGGACTGGAGACGCCCGAGGTGCGCCAGGCGCGCGGCAAGGCGCCCACCGGCACCTTGAGTCTGCGCGCCTTCCACGACGCGGGCACGCTCGTCATCCAGGTGGTGGACGACGGCACGGGCCTGGACCGCGAGCGCATCACCGCGCGAGCCCGGACGCGGGGCCTGCTGGGGCCGGAGGAGACGCCGGATGAGGGCGCGCTGCTGCGGCTCATCCTCGCGCCCGGCTTCTCCACCGCCGAGCGCATCACCGAGCTGTCCGGCCGCGGCGTGGGCATGGACGTGGTGAAGCGCAACGTGGAGTCGCTCCGGGGCACCGTGTCCGTGGACAGCCTCCCGGGCCAGGGCACCACCTTCAGTCTGCGCCTGCCGCTCACCCTCTCCATCATCGAGGGCTTCAACGTCGCGGTGGGGGGCGAGACCTACGTCATCCCCCTGCAGAACGTGCTGGAGTGCGTGGAGCTGCCCGCGGCGGAGAGCCGCCCGGGCAGTACCGGCGTCTTCCACCTGCGCGGCTCACCCCTGCCCTTCCTCCGCCTGCGCGAGCACTTCGCCCTGGGAGGCAGCACGCCCGCCCGGGAGAATCTCGTCATCATCAGCCACGAGCGCGGCCTCGCCGGCCTCGCCGTGGACACCCTGCTCGGCCAGGGCCAGACGGTCATCAAACCCCTGGGCAGGTTCTGCCAGGGACTGCCCGGACTCTCGGGCTCCACCCTGCTCGGGGACGGCAGGGTCGCCCTCATCCTCGACGTCCCCGCGCTCCTTCAGCAGGCGCTCCAGGCGGCCTCTCCCGCCGCCCTCGCCTGA
- a CDS encoding sigma-54-dependent transcriptional regulator produces the protein MTGRCLIADADLELRSALRRFIEPRGWEALEARNAHEARELLRRARPDVVLLEEHLPGSPLSEMLPEWRASHPSVPLLVLSATPSIDGAVQAIKLGAEQFVPKPVEPPTLLRLMEHALEAQRTRALPPPDTAGGPEPFLGVSPLIRQLEATVRRLLDSDRALLLLGETGTGKGMLASWIHLRGPRARAPLVQLNCAGLAPQLLETELFGHERGAFTSAVQRKLGLLEVAHKGSLFLDEVGDMDPLVQPKLLKVLEERRFRRLGEVEERTVDIRLIAATHQNLVERVRAGRFRGDLYFRISTLPLRLPALRERPEDIPIIARNMLERLSDELGRPGLGLTAEAEAALCGYTWPGNLRELRNVLERAALLSAHPVLKTEDLDFNAALAGMRPDAPTASPPESDLSLTLREVERRHISRVLASEGGHVGRAAQRLGIPRSSLYQKLKSLGLSAKV, from the coding sequence ATGACGGGTAGGTGTCTGATCGCCGACGCGGACCTGGAACTCCGCTCTGCCCTCCGCCGGTTCATCGAGCCGCGGGGGTGGGAGGCACTGGAAGCGCGCAACGCCCACGAGGCGCGAGAGCTGCTGCGTCGCGCCCGGCCGGACGTGGTGTTGCTCGAGGAGCACCTGCCAGGGAGCCCCTTGTCCGAGATGCTCCCCGAGTGGCGCGCCAGCCATCCCTCCGTCCCCCTGCTGGTGCTCTCCGCCACCCCTTCCATCGACGGCGCCGTCCAGGCCATCAAGCTCGGAGCGGAGCAGTTCGTGCCCAAGCCGGTGGAGCCACCCACTCTGTTGCGTCTGATGGAGCACGCGCTGGAGGCGCAACGCACCCGCGCCCTTCCTCCCCCGGACACGGCCGGCGGGCCCGAGCCGTTCCTGGGCGTCAGCCCGCTCATCCGCCAGTTGGAAGCCACCGTCCGCCGGTTGCTCGACAGCGATCGCGCCCTGCTGCTGCTGGGAGAAACCGGGACGGGCAAGGGCATGCTCGCCTCGTGGATCCACCTGCGCGGGCCCCGGGCGCGCGCGCCCCTGGTGCAGCTCAACTGCGCGGGCCTGGCGCCGCAGCTCCTGGAGACGGAGCTCTTCGGCCACGAGCGCGGTGCCTTCACCAGCGCCGTCCAGCGCAAGCTGGGCCTGCTCGAGGTCGCCCACAAGGGCTCCCTGTTCCTCGACGAGGTGGGCGACATGGATCCGCTCGTCCAACCCAAGCTGCTCAAGGTGCTCGAGGAGCGGCGCTTCCGGCGGCTGGGCGAGGTGGAGGAGCGCACGGTGGACATCCGGCTCATCGCCGCCACCCACCAGAACCTCGTCGAGCGCGTGCGCGCCGGGCGCTTCCGCGGCGATCTCTACTTCCGCATCAGCACCCTGCCCCTGCGCCTGCCCGCGCTGCGCGAGCGCCCCGAGGACATCCCCATCATCGCCCGGAACATGCTCGAGCGGCTCTCCGACGAATTGGGACGTCCCGGGCTCGGGCTGACGGCCGAGGCCGAGGCCGCCCTGTGTGGCTACACCTGGCCCGGCAACCTGCGCGAGTTGCGCAACGTGCTCGAGCGCGCCGCCCTCCTCTCCGCCCACCCCGTGCTGAAAACGGAGGACCTGGACTTCAACGCCGCCCTCGCGGGCATGCGCCCCGACGCGCCCACCGCGTCCCCGCCGGAGTCGGACCTCTCGCTCACCCTGCGGGAAGTCGAGCGCCGCCACATCTCCCGGGTACTCGCCTCGGAGGGAGGGCACGTCGGCCGCGCCGCCCAGCGGCTCGGCATCCCCCGCAGCTCGCTGTACCAGAAGCTCAAGAGCCTGGGCCTCTCGGCCAAAGTCTAG
- the rlmN gene encoding 23S rRNA (adenine(2503)-C(2))-methyltransferase RlmN, protein MDASPALPLVNLYDLPRAALGELLGRWGYSAHYRDLLWTALYRQQVESFDALTGLKPELVATLRERTLLERPTTHHEVFSSDGYTRKLLLRLRDGQTVETVLMRFKGRATVCLSTQAGCAMGCVFCATGQMGFVRHLSPGEIIGQVLHVTRLLRETNESLRNVVLMGMGEPLHNYEGTLAAVDILVDALGLALGPRFITLSTVGVVPGIRRLADEDRPVQLAVSLHGATDAERGALVPAARKWSLAELMDACRYYTDKRKRRIFYEWALISGRNDTPEQAHALGALLQGMDAHVNLIPLNPTVGYAEQPSGPDSVRAFQDILAGYGLPSTVRQRRGIDIDAGCGQLKAAVERTRPPRQPLAS, encoded by the coding sequence ATGGATGCCTCCCCCGCCCTTCCCCTGGTCAACCTGTACGACCTGCCCCGCGCCGCCCTGGGCGAGCTGCTGGGTCGCTGGGGCTACAGCGCCCACTACCGGGATCTGCTCTGGACGGCGCTCTACCGGCAGCAGGTGGAGTCCTTCGACGCCCTCACCGGGCTGAAGCCGGAGCTGGTGGCGACGCTGCGCGAGCGCACGCTCCTGGAGCGGCCCACCACCCACCATGAGGTGTTCAGCTCGGACGGCTACACCCGGAAGCTGCTCTTGCGGCTGCGCGACGGGCAGACGGTGGAGACGGTGCTCATGCGGTTCAAGGGCCGGGCCACGGTGTGCCTGAGCACCCAGGCGGGGTGCGCCATGGGGTGCGTGTTCTGCGCCACCGGGCAGATGGGCTTCGTGCGCCACCTGTCGCCCGGGGAGATCATCGGCCAGGTGCTGCACGTCACGCGGCTGTTGCGCGAGACGAACGAGTCCCTGCGCAACGTGGTGCTCATGGGCATGGGCGAGCCCCTGCACAACTACGAGGGCACGCTCGCGGCGGTGGACATCCTGGTGGACGCGCTGGGGCTGGCGCTCGGGCCGCGCTTCATCACCCTGAGCACCGTGGGCGTGGTGCCCGGCATCCGCCGGCTCGCGGACGAGGACCGGCCGGTGCAGCTCGCGGTGAGCCTGCATGGCGCCACGGACGCGGAGCGGGGCGCGCTGGTGCCCGCGGCGCGCAAGTGGTCGCTCGCCGAGCTGATGGACGCCTGCCGCTACTACACGGACAAGCGCAAACGCCGCATCTTCTATGAGTGGGCCCTCATCTCCGGGCGCAACGACACGCCCGAGCAGGCCCACGCGCTCGGCGCGCTGCTCCAGGGCATGGACGCGCACGTCAACCTCATCCCCCTCAACCCCACGGTGGGCTACGCCGAGCAGCCCAGCGGCCCCGACTCCGTGCGCGCCTTCCAGGACATCCTCGCGGGCTACGGCCTGCCGAGCACCGTGCGCCAGCGCCGCGGCATCGACATCGACGCGGGCTGCGGCCAGCTCAAGGCCGCCGTGGAGCGCACGCGCCCTCCGCGCCAGCCCCTCGCCTCCTGA
- a CDS encoding chemotaxis protein CheW, translating to MSEENSAATQYLSFILAGEEYALGILRVKEIIEYDTVTRVPGAPAWVRGVFNLRGSVVPVVDLTVKLGLPPIQLTRRSCIVVVEVRQGNEDIVLGLLADAIGQVIELGPEDVAPPPAFGTQVHVEYLLGMGRVGTARKFILLLDIDKVLSGQEVLSATALRAPPGEDTERTTGKVA from the coding sequence ATGAGCGAGGAGAATTCCGCCGCCACGCAGTACCTCAGCTTCATCCTCGCCGGAGAGGAGTACGCGCTCGGCATCCTGCGGGTGAAGGAGATCATCGAGTACGACACCGTCACCCGCGTTCCCGGAGCCCCGGCGTGGGTGCGCGGCGTGTTCAACCTGCGCGGCAGCGTGGTGCCGGTGGTGGACCTGACGGTGAAGCTGGGCCTGCCGCCCATCCAGCTCACGCGCCGCAGTTGCATCGTGGTGGTGGAGGTGCGGCAGGGCAACGAGGACATCGTCCTGGGCCTGCTCGCCGATGCCATCGGCCAGGTCATCGAGCTGGGGCCCGAGGACGTGGCGCCGCCGCCCGCCTTCGGCACGCAGGTGCACGTGGAGTACCTGCTGGGCATGGGCCGCGTTGGCACGGCGCGCAAGTTCATCCTGCTGCTGGACATCGACAAGGTGCTCAGCGGCCAGGAAGTGCTGTCGGCCACGGCGCTGCGGGCCCCGCCCGGGGAGGACACCGAGCGCACCACCGGGAAGGTCGCATGA
- a CDS encoding NAD(P)/FAD-dependent oxidoreductase produces the protein MPGRASAPHIVIVGAGPAGSSAATFLAQQGARVTLLERGHFPRDKTCGDGCTPRTLWMLERLGLGTLASTDGTPVDSVYAVSPGGVVWDAAIPARLFGGRASIIPREVLDERLVRRAVQAGATLREGVRVVGLEREGDVPRLRCLGGESLLADVVLGCDGSPSVIRGALGAPGFPAHECAFAIRVYYENVRLSHPRGLGFFWDETLLPAYGWIFPLPGGRANVGLGMRADQLAASGARLPELLERFCASPRVAAELAGGRRVGRPKGHHLPFGSSARHTTFNQALLLGDAAGFVNPLTGEGIEFALESGAFAAEAVAEAVHAGDLSARGLGGYARRWRTRFRTAFRLNRRLMWAFERPRLLDRVFRTACRDERTRDELIDVLSGEATRLSWRFIASVALGR, from the coding sequence ATGCCCGGCCGTGCCTCCGCCCCCCATATCGTCATCGTCGGAGCAGGACCCGCGGGCTCATCGGCCGCCACCTTCCTCGCGCAGCAGGGCGCCCGGGTGACGCTGCTGGAGCGCGGCCATTTTCCCCGCGACAAGACGTGTGGGGATGGCTGCACGCCGCGCACGCTGTGGATGTTGGAGCGCCTGGGGCTCGGCACACTGGCGAGCACCGACGGGACGCCCGTGGACTCGGTGTACGCCGTGTCCCCGGGCGGCGTGGTGTGGGACGCCGCCATTCCGGCCCGCCTCTTCGGCGGCAGGGCCAGCATCATCCCCCGGGAGGTGCTCGACGAGCGGCTCGTGCGCAGGGCCGTCCAGGCGGGGGCCACCCTGCGCGAGGGCGTGCGGGTGGTGGGCCTGGAGCGCGAGGGCGACGTGCCGCGGCTGCGCTGCCTCGGGGGCGAGTCGCTGCTCGCCGACGTGGTGCTCGGATGCGACGGCTCGCCCTCGGTGATCCGCGGCGCGCTCGGGGCCCCGGGCTTCCCCGCGCACGAGTGCGCCTTCGCCATCCGCGTCTATTACGAGAACGTGCGCCTGTCACACCCCCGGGGCCTGGGCTTCTTCTGGGACGAGACGCTGCTGCCCGCCTATGGGTGGATCTTCCCGCTGCCCGGAGGCCGGGCCAACGTGGGCCTGGGCATGCGCGCGGACCAACTCGCCGCGTCCGGCGCGCGGCTGCCCGAGCTGCTCGAGCGCTTCTGCGCGAGCCCCCGCGTGGCGGCGGAGCTCGCCGGGGGCCGGCGCGTGGGGCGGCCCAAGGGACACCACCTGCCCTTCGGCTCCTCGGCCCGGCACACCACCTTCAATCAGGCGCTGCTGCTGGGGGACGCGGCCGGCTTCGTCAACCCGCTCACCGGCGAGGGCATCGAGTTCGCCCTGGAGTCCGGCGCCTTCGCCGCCGAGGCGGTGGCCGAGGCCGTGCACGCGGGAGACCTGTCGGCCCGGGGGCTCGGCGGCTACGCGCGGCGCTGGCGCACGCGCTTCCGCACCGCGTTCCGGCTCAACCGCCGACTCATGTGGGCCTTCGAGCGGCCACGGCTGTTGGATCGCGTCTTCCGCACGGCGTGCCGCGACGAGCGCACCCGCGACGAACTCATCGACGTGCTCAGCGGCGAGGCCACCCGGCTCTCGTGGCGCTTCATCGCGTCGGTGGCACTCGGACGTTGA
- a CDS encoding CheR family methyltransferase, which yields MKKMLREEPGESVPPEPPPLSDREFTGYQQFVYREAGIWLSPAKKALVVGRLSRRLRELGNPSFGTYLRRAEEDSAERVRLLDALCTHETHFFREPRHFDFLARDVLPRWRAQGDTGSGEGKRVRVWSAGCSTGEEPFSLAMVLRHHLPAEEGWEIDILATDLSTRILEQARQARWPVEKAVQIPRPYLRAYMLRGVGSQEAWMKADAHLRALVRFQRVNLNDENGMLGRFDLLFCRNVLIYFDPASRARAVERLLNHLHPQGMLFLGHSESLLGLGTRVRALMPTVYAQRAPPAGVSAARG from the coding sequence ATGAAGAAGATGCTCCGGGAGGAGCCCGGGGAGTCCGTGCCCCCCGAGCCGCCGCCGCTGTCGGATCGGGAGTTCACCGGCTACCAGCAGTTCGTCTATCGCGAGGCGGGCATCTGGCTGTCGCCCGCGAAGAAGGCGCTGGTGGTGGGGCGGCTGTCGCGCCGGTTGCGCGAGCTGGGCAACCCCTCCTTCGGCACCTACCTGCGGCGGGCGGAGGAGGACAGCGCCGAGCGCGTGCGGCTGTTGGACGCGCTGTGCACGCACGAGACCCACTTCTTCCGCGAGCCCCGGCACTTCGACTTCCTGGCGCGTGACGTGCTGCCGCGCTGGCGTGCCCAGGGGGACACCGGTAGCGGCGAAGGCAAGCGGGTGCGGGTGTGGAGCGCGGGGTGCTCGACGGGCGAGGAGCCCTTCTCCCTGGCCATGGTGCTGCGCCACCACCTGCCGGCCGAGGAGGGATGGGAGATCGACATCCTCGCCACGGATCTCTCCACGCGCATCCTCGAGCAGGCCCGGCAGGCGCGCTGGCCGGTGGAGAAGGCGGTGCAGATTCCCAGGCCCTACCTGCGTGCCTACATGCTGCGCGGCGTGGGTAGCCAGGAGGCGTGGATGAAGGCGGACGCCCACCTGCGCGCGCTGGTGCGCTTCCAGCGGGTGAACCTGAACGACGAGAACGGGATGCTGGGGCGCTTCGATCTGCTCTTCTGCCGCAACGTCCTCATCTACTTCGACCCGGCCTCGAGGGCCCGGGCCGTGGAGCGGCTGCTCAACCATCTCCACCCCCAGGGAATGCTCTTCCTCGGCCACTCCGAGAGCCTGCTGGGCCTGGGCACGCGCGTGCGCGCGCTGATGCCCACCGTCTACGCGCAGCGCGCCCCCCCGGCCGGAGTGTCCGCCGCGCGAGGGTGA
- a CDS encoding metallophosphoesterase family protein — MRFLHCSDVHMTADYPSLPMRPLGWRRWLAMFEQTVGGRRKAYARAPATLATIAQDARRWGVDHFILSGDVTQYALEPEFVLARQALGELAEDPGRCTIIPGNHDVFTPGSHRSGRFARHFGQLLHSDLPEHQREGAFPFVRLVGRDAAVVGLLSARVPVVPGIASGFIGAEQLEGLAAVVADPRLEGRALLVVVHHAPFTPGGGADHPLHRLRDAKALIRLLRGPRFAVLHGHIHHRYHLPATAERPHVFCAGSSTQAGREGYWIIEVKEGLVVGGRQHVPGGPHTPAAAEAHA, encoded by the coding sequence ATGCGCTTTCTTCACTGCTCCGATGTCCACATGACGGCGGACTACCCGTCGCTGCCCATGCGCCCCCTGGGCTGGAGGCGGTGGCTCGCCATGTTCGAGCAGACCGTGGGAGGGCGCCGCAAGGCCTACGCGCGGGCGCCCGCGACGCTCGCCACCATCGCGCAGGACGCGCGGCGCTGGGGCGTGGATCACTTCATCCTCTCCGGTGACGTCACCCAGTACGCGCTGGAGCCCGAGTTCGTGCTCGCCCGTCAGGCCCTGGGCGAGCTGGCCGAGGACCCGGGCCGGTGCACCATCATCCCCGGCAACCACGATGTCTTCACGCCGGGCAGCCACCGCTCGGGCCGCTTCGCGCGGCACTTCGGCCAGCTCTTGCACAGCGATCTGCCCGAGCACCAACGCGAGGGGGCCTTCCCCTTCGTGCGCCTGGTGGGGCGGGATGCCGCGGTGGTGGGTCTGCTGTCCGCTCGGGTCCCGGTGGTTCCTGGCATCGCCTCCGGCTTCATTGGCGCGGAGCAATTGGAGGGGCTCGCGGCGGTGGTGGCGGATCCCCGGCTGGAGGGCCGGGCCCTGCTGGTGGTGGTGCACCACGCGCCCTTCACGCCTGGAGGCGGGGCGGATCATCCCCTGCATCGGCTGCGGGACGCGAAGGCGCTCATCCGTCTGCTGCGGGGCCCGCGCTTCGCGGTGCTGCACGGCCACATCCATCACCGCTACCACCTGCCGGCCACGGCCGAGCGGCCGCATGTCTTCTGCGCGGGCTCGTCCACCCAGGCTGGGCGCGAGGGCTATTGGATCATCGAGGTGAAGGAGGGCCTGGTGGTGGGCGGGCGCCAGCACGTCCCCGGAGGGCCGCACACGCCCGCTGCCGCCGAGGCTCACGCCTGA